From Arachis hypogaea cultivar Tifrunner unplaced genomic scaffold, arahy.Tifrunner.gnm2.J5K5 arahy.Tifrunner.gnm2.scaffold_115, whole genome shotgun sequence, a single genomic window includes:
- the LOC114927285 gene encoding small ribosomal subunit protein uS13c-like gives MAQTLAMPIAPSLALISNSRPLSRAVYFPVLNPPKVRELSIECARVGGVEIPNNKRIEFSLQYIHGIRRSRARKILCDISMDNKVTKDLSEEDLITLRDEVSKYVIEGDLRRFNALNIRRLKEIQCYRG, from the exons ATGGCACAAACGCTAGCGATGCCTATAGCTCCCTCTCTCGCCCTAATCTCAAACtccagacctctttccagagcTGTCTATTTCCCTGTTCTCAACCCTCCCAAG GTGAGAGAGTTAAGCATAGAGTGCGCTCGAGTTGGCGGAGTGGAGATTCCGAACAACAAGAGAATTGAGTTCTCGCTACAGTACATCCATGGAATCAGAAGGAGCAGAGCTCGCAAGATTCTCTGCGATATAAGCATGGACAACAAGGTCACTAAGGATCTCAGCGAAGAGGATCTCATCACTCTTAGAGATGAAGTCTCCAAATACGTCATTGAAGGCGATTTG AGGAGGTTTAATGCGCTGAATATAAGGAGATTGAAGGAGATTCAATGTTACAGAGGATAG